The Thalassophryne amazonica chromosome 13, fThaAma1.1, whole genome shotgun sequence genome window below encodes:
- the pno1 gene encoding RNA-binding protein PNO1 has protein sequence METDTNSGSDAVVGTSETDDFVKVKSKKSQKRKRDGADMETEDSGASKRPQFAPISGDKLKGPNEVRKIPVPAHRYTPLKENWTKIFTPIVEVLHLQIRFNLKTRNVEIRTCKETQDISSLTKAADFVKAFVLGFKVEDALALIRLDELFLESFDVTDVKPLKGDHLYRAVGRIAGKGGKTKFTIENVTKTRIVLADTKIHILGSFQNIKMARTAICNLILGSPPSKVYGNIRIVASRAAERF, from the exons ATGGAAACAGATACAAATTCAGGCTCCGACGCTGTTGTGGGCACAAGTGAAACAGACGATTTCGTGAAAGTAAAGTCTAAAAAGAGTCAGAAGCGAAAACGTGACGGAGCGGATATGGAGACGGAAGATTCTGGAGCCAGCAAGAGGCCGCAGTTTGCGCCGATTTCAGGCGATAAATTAAAG GGACCCAATGAGGTGCGCAAAATCCCAGTTCCAGCTCACAGATACACCCCGCTGAAGGAAAACTGGACAAAGATTTTCACACCAATTGTTGAGGTCCTCCACCTTCAAATCAGGTTCAACCTCAAAACTAGAAACGTTGAAATCAGA ACGTGTAAAGAGACGCAGGACATCAGCTCCCTGACAAAAGCAGCAGATTTTGTTAAAGCATTTGTGTTAGGATTCAAAGTtgaa GATGCCCTTGCTCTCATCAGATTGGACGAGCTTTTCCTGGAAAGCTTTGATGTTACGGATG TGAAACCTCTGAAAGGAGACCACTTGTACAGAGCTGTCGGCAGAATAGCgggtaaaggagggaaaaccaaaTTCACGATTGAAAATGTCACAAAGACTCGAATCGTTTTAGCAGATAC AAAAATTCACATTTTAGGCTCCTTCCAGAATATCAAGATGGCTCGAACAGCAATCTGTAATCTGATTTTAG GAAGTCCACCTTCAAAGGTTTACGGAAACATCAGGATTGTTGCCAGCAGGGCAGCGGAGAGATTCTAA